The Ziziphus jujuba cultivar Dongzao chromosome 1, ASM3175591v1 genome segment ATACAAGGTTCTACTCTGACTTCGTTTTACTTATCATACACGTGGGTGCTGGTATGTGCATGTGCATTGAATTTTATACTTCATTCTCCCCCTtggaacattttaaaaaatttcctaGTAAAAGATTATTGTCTTATTTTAAAATGGTAAAACTAATTCTTACTTTCTCTTTGTTTGCAGTTGCGACTAGAGAATAAATTGTATAAATCTTCAGTGATGGTTACTGCAGGTGCTAATCAGGTGACCAGGAAtgcatttgtttttatgtttttcattttatgttatgATTAGGAAAAGAcgtatatttatgttttgaaagATACCCAACTTGAGTTGGGTGGTTTAAATATCCTGCTCCATAAGTTTGTATTACCTAGATAAAATGATAAGTTAAGGAAGGGCTGCTTTGTGCAATCATTCTAATTTTAGTCATTAGCGAGCTTTTCACCTTCCTTTGGTCCTCGATGacttttttaagtaaatttttgTTCATCTTACTCTTCGCCATCTTGATAAGGATCCATTCTGGTTTGGAAGGTGGTCTgctccttttgaaattgaaggAAAGCTTTGTAAGGCTGCTTAATGTGTTTATAAACTCAATCTTGATGGAATTGAGTCTGTCATGCTTTCATTTCTGCTCCTATTATTTGGTTAGCTGGAGACATTCCGTATATACGGGAGAGTACATCTTAAGTATGGACATTTTATCAGCGTTTGACATTTCTTTCTTAGATGCTATGTTGTCACATTAGATACTAGTTTTAGAACTTTTGATTCAGTTGCTGAAACTTAATTGATCTTATTGGTTTTGTCATGATTGTGTTCTAGTCGTTTAGCCTTTAAGAAAATTCCTGTGCAGGCATTTGTGAACCTTGTTCTTACATTATGTGATGCTGGGGATACTGTGGTGATGTTTGCACCATACTACTTCAATTCCTACATGTCCTTCCAGATGACTGGCATCACTAATATACTGGTGGGTCCTGGTGACCCAAAGACACTTTATCCAGATGCAGGTAGAAAATTCATGATTGTTAATCACATATTGATAGAAACTTCTAAAAGTGTTTTTGAATTTCCACTTGAAGATTGTTATGCTCCTTATAGGACTTGGATATTGGTTATGCAGCGGGATTTATGAGAATAACATTCCAAGTTTTAGATCTAATATCTTTCACTAGTAACATTGGGTTAAGCCTAGTTAACTTCTGCTACATTCCATAATAGAAGAATTGCTTTCATACTATTTGAGTATTCATTAAGAACAACAtcataatttgttaatttgttccCCTGTTTATTCTCACATCTTGAGCTTTGAAGTGGTAATGGTTTGAGCTTTGGTCCTTGGAcatggaaacaaaataaaacatatttggCAAAAATATTGTTACAATGTCTAGCTTATAATAGGATATTTATGCAACACGACTTCAATACGTTCCGAATAAGGCATTGAAGTTTCTGACAACTTTGATCTTTATAATGTGAGTTTAGTTGGAGCAATCGAATTAGCTCTTTCATTCTTCCGGATTATATGGAAGTTAATCTACTAAAAGTTTCCAAAGACATTGGATTGAGCAAGATCTTAGATTTAAAATTGTccatcaaagaaagaaagacccaaaaaaataaataaataaaaaaaaataatgactttGAGCAATATCTTAGATTTAAAAttgtccattaaaaaaaaaaaaagaaaaagaaaaatcaaaatgaaaagaaCCTAAGCCTGTGTATGATATGTGAGGATGTTTCATAATCCAAAAGCTATTTCGTTACTAAGCCATGAATACATAGTTTTCGAGTATTTGATATAAGCCTGTCTTGCTTTTGTGTTGGAAGTTTGCTCTTCTTCCTGTATTAATagtttcttttaacttttaacaataaaataattagatttttttcagAATTTAGTTGAAGTTGCCTGAAAGAAATTATGGTTCCATTAGATACTTATTCCTGTCTAATTGACTATTATTGTCAAGTAAACAATGTTGTGATCCAAAATATATTATTCTCTCTCTTAACTAAAGTGTTAAATCCCAAAATATTACTGTTTACACCAGGaatgatgaaaaataatatgtGAAATCTCAACTGAAGGTGACATGAAAATATGTTATTCTCTCTCTTAACTGAAGTGTTACATCCCAAAATATTACTGTTTACACCACGAATGACGAAAACTCATATGTGAAATCTCAACTGAAGGTGACATGACTGTAAAATTTTTTCCAGATGGCTACTTTCGCTCATTTATTTCTAGTTTGTTGATTCTCAGACTGGTTAGAGAGAACATTGTTGGAAACTAAACCGGCACCAAAGCTTGTCACTGTTGTCAATCCAGGGAACCCAACTGGAACCTATATTCCTGAGCATCTTCTTAAGGTCTCTTTCCTCCCCTCTcgctttcttaatttttatggtGATGACCTTGATTAAGAATTGAGAAGAAAGTTTTTAGTGTTATGTTTCTGGTTTATCATAGATATATTAACTCTATGCTTCTTTACAAtttcatttctttctctttgtgAATAGAGAATTTCTGACCTCTGCAAACATGTTGGATCTTGGCTTGTTGTGGATAATACATACGAGTAAGTTCGTAAATAATCCCCTTAGAATATCTATAGAGAACATTGTTGGCTTGTTGATAGAAGGATTTTGAATTTCCTCCGAACTGTGAAAATAGGAAAATGAAGCTTGGTTGGTTATAATTGGCTATAAGTGGATTGGCATATTTTGATGTGATGGCAAACGAATATATACAAATGACTAGGATTGCAGTTTCTTTTGACAAGGTCAAATTGAGGATTTATGTTAAGAGGATAGAGTGGAATGAAGTAACTCAAAAGAAGTAGAGTGACTTCCCAAATTTTGTCCTTGTGCAATTGTCATTACAAAAAACACCGACAACTTTTGGAGGTCTAATTATGGTTTCTTTAGTAGTTGTTAGGTAAGTGGGCATGTGCTTCTAAAAAGGAATCATGATTGTTGTTCCTGGCATGTAGACATTATAGGCATGATGGTTTTGGTACCCTGATATTTTACGATCAGTGTCAACATTGGTTATCAAAAAACATTCAACTTACTTTTTCTGTGGTCCATCAATCATGACTGTGAGAACTTACTAGTTAAGATATGCAAAAATAATGATGAAGCCATTGAAGTGGCATGTGTTTTTGGAATGTTTTTCTCCACTAATTGCTTTCAACACTAGAAAATATTGTTAGCGTTTGATTCCGAAGCGTCTTTTGCAGGTATTTTATGTTCGACGGTTTAAAACACTCATGTATAGAGGGAAATCATATAGTCAACATTTTTTCGTTCTCAAAGGCATATGGGATGATGGGATGGCGAGTTGGATACGTAAGAAATGCTTCTGTGGCTCTCGCGTTAATTACTAACATTAATAGGTCTCCTTAGAAAACAAATATGACAATTTTATGTTTCATTTTGAATGGAAAccagtattattttaaaaagaaagggTGATTTAGCTCATTTGATATACATTTTGATACATGCAGATAGCATATCCATCAGAAGTAGAGGGATTTGGTACCCAACTTCTCAAAGTTCAAGATAACATTCCCATCTGTGCTTCCATAATTTCACAGTACCTTGCCCTTTATTCATTGGAATTGGGACCTGAATGGGTTACCGATCGAGTGAAAGATCTCGTAAAGAACAGAGAAATTTTGTTGGATGCACTCTCACCCCTTGGAGAAGGTGCTGTGAAAGGAGGAGAAGGCGCTATATACTTGTGGGCGAAGCTTCCGGACAAATATGTTGATGACTTTGAAGTTGTACGCTGGCTTGCTCACAGGCACGGTGTGGTTGTGATCCCGGGAACTGCATGTGGTTGTCCAGGGAATGTAAGAATTTCCTTCGGAGGCTTGATGGAAAAGGATTGCAGGGCTGCTGCGGATAAGCTAAGGACAGGGCTTGAAGAACTGATCAGAGATGGAATGGTGCAGTAACTATTTACTTTTtacactaaaaagaaaaattcaacacTGAAACTTGGGAAGTCCATTTGCCAGTTTGCACATGACTTTGCAACTGGTTCTTCAGAATAATTTGGCAcgttttttgcctttttttagatttggggaaaaaaaaaataaaaaaataagagcaATATTCAGTGTATGTATATCCGAAAAAGACGCGTCTAAACAGAATGCATGTATAGCATCACCATTACATTAACACATTGATCATAATGCATGCAATTCACTTCTGAAAAGCTTACATAAGAGATATATATCTAAtgccttttttggtttttctaacCATAACATTAATTTTTTCACTTGGAACATTTCAAATGTGAAGTTTTGGAACAATCTAATGGCAAAGTCTACCATTATCTGATAATGGCAAAGTCTACTATCATCTAGACAGAGAATTGGAGAAATTGTCTTTGGTTCTTataaaagaggggaaaaaagaaaaaaaagaaaaaaaaagtgccaTTTTAGTACTGGTCCAatctaaaagataaaaaagtttACTTGTTCTGATggtaaatttgttgttttaaatAATCCAATGAGAATGAATTCTTATGTTTGAAACAATCATACCTCtccaagaaagaagagaaaaggaaaagaatagagcgaaaaacaaaaaagaaaaaaggtgtgCAACGGGCTCGGTCGTTTGGTTTAGGTGGGCCTACGATTTTCCTTTGTGGGCCtagattttaaatttagaataagaagCGGGCCCTACATTTCCTAACAGCCGACGATTACTTTCCCAACGGCAATTATAAACCTTCAAATTACCAAAAGCCCATGCCACCTCATCCACACAACGCATCATTCGTTCATTCATATTCGCATTCGCTGCTATTCACATAGTGTACGGCTCGCTTCTGCTAAAACCGTGGATTCGTCAAAGCGTCAAGGTCAATATAGTCAATTCAAGTCCTTCCTCCTCCTTCCTCCAGTTCGTCGAAAACGTTTAAACGTCGCCGTCATGCTCCCTGCTCCATCGACTCAAcccagagagagaaagaaaacttgtagagagagaaagtccgTGTGAGActcggagagagagagagagagagagagagagagagagagagagagagatagtctTCTTCCTTGCTTCTTCTGAAACCCTAATTGTTTGAGAGCATTTTGGTTTTCTGGGAATTCTAAGAAAGTCTTGAGAGATCAGAGGAAAATGGTAGGGGCTTCGCTTGTGGGGCTCCAAGAACACCTGAAGCTGGCTAGGGAATACGCTCTTGAAGGACTCTATGATACCTCCATTATCTTCTTTGACGGTGCCATTGCTCAGATCAACAAGTAATAATCCTCTCTCTCACTCTGTAATTTctcttggaatttttttttttttgggtaattgttTTGAAATTCGAGGTCAATTGTTTAGTTTGTATGCAAAATGTTGTGTTCGTGGGCTTGGTTTTGCGGTTTTATTTGTTAGAATGGTGTCTTGGCAATTATGTCCTCAGTTAGATTtgatggcaattttttttttttttttttttttgttttttgatctAGTGTTAAGTGGAATTAGTTTTTGCTTAGGCTCTGTTCATTttggttggaaaatttccaaaatatgaGGACTTGGAAGTTTAAAAAAcagaactttttttctttttatggagATTATGGCCATTAGATAAAAAAGATggtccaaaaaattgaaaaaagtttCAGAAAGATCTTTCTCATGAAAAAGGTGCCATTTGGTTGTAAAATTCCGGTGGTGACTTACATATTACATtcaatgttttgttttttttttttttttttggagaagaATTATAGTAGTCTTTTTCACAAGTACTTTCCTTTACAAGTAGAGGGAGGATCAGAGTGATCAAGTTATGTGAAAGCTAATTGGGATGTTATGTGAAAGCtgtgtttcttttttcataGAATAAAAAATCTTGGTTAAGTTGGTTGTTGTTTGAGTGTGTTGCATTTTTTATATGAGTCTCAGGTAAAATGATTTAGACTCGTAgtgttacttttttatttttttttattttatcggTTTCATTTGTCTaagatttttacttttaattttggcTTTAGGCATCTAAGCACACTTGATGATCCTTTGGTCCGTGCAAAATGGATGAATGTGAAGAAAGCCCTTTCTGAGGAAACAGAAGTTGTGAAGCAACTTGATGCAGAGAGGAGGGCTTTCAAGGAAATTCCAATGGGCCGACGACCTCCTTCCCCTCCAATAAATTCCAAGTCTTCATTTGTTTTTCAACCATTAGATGAGTACCCGACTTCTTCTGGTGCAGCCATGGATGATCCCGATGTATGGAGGCCACCAAGTCGGGATTCAAATAGAAGACCTGCAAGGGCTGGTCAAGTTGGTATGAGGAAGTCATCACAAGATGGGGCTTGGGCTCGTGGTGGCTCTACTAGAACAAGTACAACTGCTCGTGGTGCAAAAACTGGTGGATCAAGTAGGGTTAACTCAGGGGTGAGAGCATCAACTACTGGAAAGAAAGGCAGTGGTTCTGGAAAATCTAGCAAGTCAGATTCAGCAGTAAGTTCTACCGGTTGCGATTATAATTTTTGGATTCTCAAGCTTAAGGTTATGTAATTATTTCTAGTTTTTTAAATGGTTTGCTTTAATATAAGCAGCTTCATTTCTCCTTTTTGCTGGTACAGTGCATTGGTGAGCTTGGTCTCTTTTGTGTTATTGCAAAGTTGCACTCACTTTATTCATTTGCTATATTGTATGGTTGTCCATATCAGAACTTGAATCCTTTATTTTAGCATCTTttactaaataaaaattgaaagtcctggctaaaatgaaattgaaacctTTTTTCCCATGGAAGTTTGTCATAGAATGGAAATATTGTGTGAAATTTTACTGTGGGAAATTGAAGTTCTGGATGACCGAATTAAGAATGATGGGttgggtctctctctctctctctctctctcaccgtgTTTGCTCTGCTTATTGGTTTGTGTTTTGAAAATGT includes the following:
- the LOC107406801 gene encoding aromatic aminotransferase ISS1; translation: MGSYGKLARRALDTEMPVMVQIQELIRGAKNAVSLAQGVVYWQPPKQALEKVKELVWDPAISRYGADEGIPELRESLIKKLRLENKLYKSSVMVTAGANQAFVNLVLTLCDAGDTVVMFAPYYFNSYMSFQMTGITNILVGPGDPKTLYPDADWLERTLLETKPAPKLVTVVNPGNPTGTYIPEHLLKRISDLCKHVGSWLVVDNTYEYFMFDGLKHSCIEGNHIVNIFSFSKAYGMMGWRVGYIAYPSEVEGFGTQLLKVQDNIPICASIISQYLALYSLELGPEWVTDRVKDLVKNREILLDALSPLGEGAVKGGEGAIYLWAKLPDKYVDDFEVVRWLAHRHGVVVIPGTACGCPGNVRISFGGLMEKDCRAAADKLRTGLEELIRDGMVQ